The following are encoded in a window of Pseudomonas multiresinivorans genomic DNA:
- a CDS encoding MFS transporter: protein MNTPTTLNKPLLAVLLFAVSIVGLSLGATLPLVALRLLENGASALQIGILSAVPAAGMILAATLVDRACQLMSRRRLYLLCFVLSTASTVAIEFSSHSLWLLAAARLALGVGMGIAIILGEAWVNELCGEHNRGTIVALYATSFTAFQLLGPTLVALLGAQTPWVVLLVSAGHLIALATVTLAMPEDGIHEHVEEPRSFSLAGFLRVAPALCMGVLFFSFFDSVVLSLFPVYASSHGYAVGIAAFMATVILLGDMLFQMPLGWLSDRLDRSSLHLLCGVAAMLIGLALPWLIGQPALLWPALMVLGAVAGGVYTLALVLIGQRFRGRDLVTANAAAGMLWGVGSLLGPLLSGSLMDLGPQGVPVALALAAGLFVTTAAASLRRASVRTA from the coding sequence ATGAATACCCCGACTACCCTCAACAAGCCCCTGCTGGCGGTGCTGCTGTTCGCCGTTTCCATCGTCGGCCTGAGCCTGGGCGCCACCCTGCCGCTGGTGGCGCTGCGCTTGCTGGAGAACGGCGCCAGCGCGTTGCAGATCGGCATTCTCTCCGCCGTACCCGCCGCCGGCATGATCCTCGCCGCCACACTGGTCGACCGCGCCTGCCAGCTGATGAGCCGGCGCCGCCTTTATCTGCTGTGCTTCGTGCTGTCCACCGCCAGCACCGTCGCCATCGAATTCAGCAGCCATTCCCTGTGGCTGCTGGCTGCTGCGCGCCTGGCGCTGGGTGTCGGCATGGGCATCGCGATCATCCTCGGCGAGGCCTGGGTCAACGAACTGTGCGGCGAGCACAACCGCGGCACCATCGTGGCGCTGTACGCCACCAGCTTCACCGCCTTCCAGCTACTTGGCCCGACCCTGGTGGCGCTGCTCGGCGCACAGACGCCCTGGGTCGTGCTGCTGGTCAGCGCCGGGCACTTGATTGCGTTGGCCACCGTGACGCTCGCCATGCCCGAGGACGGCATCCACGAGCACGTCGAGGAGCCGCGCAGTTTCTCCCTCGCCGGCTTCCTGAGGGTGGCGCCAGCGCTGTGCATGGGCGTGCTGTTCTTCTCCTTCTTCGACAGCGTGGTGTTGTCGCTCTTCCCCGTGTACGCCTCCAGCCACGGCTATGCGGTGGGCATCGCTGCCTTCATGGCGACGGTGATCCTGCTGGGCGACATGCTCTTCCAGATGCCGCTGGGCTGGCTCTCCGACCGACTCGACCGCTCCAGCCTGCACCTGCTGTGCGGCGTGGCGGCCATGCTGATCGGCCTCGCCCTGCCCTGGCTGATCGGCCAGCCGGCGCTGCTATGGCCAGCGCTGATGGTGCTCGGCGCGGTGGCCGGTGGCGTCTACACCCTGGCGCTGGTGCTGATCGGCCAGCGCTTCCGCGGCCGCGACCTGGTTACCGCCAACGCCGCCGCCGGCATGCTCTGGGGCGTTGGCAGCCTGCTTGGCCCCCTGCTCAGCGGCAGCCTGATGGACCTCGGCCCGCAAGGCGTGCCGGTGGCACTGGCGCTGGCCGCCGGCCTGTTCGTCACCACCGCAGCCGCCTCGCTGCGCCGCGCCAGCGTGCGCACCGCCTGA
- a CDS encoding N-acyl-D-amino-acid deacylase family protein → MSYDIIIKNGLYFDGSDAPGSLRHVGIKNGRIDTLSVSPLDESGCAEVIDASGRWVTPGFLEIHSHYDAEAIAAPALKESVRHGVTTVSVGSCSISMVLGEAEDCSDLFTRVEAVPREQVLPILRDKRTWKDAKGYRAFYDQQPLGPNLCSFLGHSELRVTVMGLERAISGAKPTEAELQRMEELLEQALDAGCFGLSVMTTRLDKMDGDRAWSSPLPSTFASWKEFSRLFAVLRRRNALMQGAPNAVTKINVFAFLYQAHGWFRRPLKCSMLTALDLKSQPFMHRITRASGWVANRLLRGRYRWQTLPAPFVVRIEGLNMNGFEEFGAGEVLRDIKDPEELYTRIQDPAFRERFKKDIKATLSLGLWHRNLSDCWVRECPDTSMVGRNFEDIGRERGLDPVDAFFELAGQYRNELKWTTCYGNHRPEIMGKLLASPWTQPGFADSGAHLASHAQYNFPLRMLKYVRDAELAGQSFMDTGRAVHRLTGELADFAGIDAGYIRVGDRADLVVVNPAGLTDELDEVSEAPMEVIGLTRLVKRNDDAVDATLINGRVAYRRESGFPEALGKERVFGTFLPGRDVLTRPQEVSAGSPVYGR, encoded by the coding sequence GTGAGCTACGACATCATCATCAAGAACGGCCTGTACTTCGACGGCAGCGACGCCCCCGGCAGCCTGCGCCACGTCGGCATCAAGAATGGACGTATCGACACCCTGAGCGTCAGCCCGCTGGACGAAAGCGGCTGCGCGGAAGTCATCGACGCCAGCGGTCGCTGGGTCACCCCGGGCTTCCTGGAAATCCACTCGCACTACGACGCCGAGGCCATCGCCGCCCCGGCGCTGAAGGAATCGGTGCGCCACGGCGTAACCACCGTCTCCGTCGGTTCCTGCTCCATCAGCATGGTGCTGGGCGAGGCCGAGGACTGTTCCGACCTGTTCACCCGCGTGGAAGCCGTGCCGCGCGAGCAGGTGCTGCCGATCCTGCGCGACAAGCGTACCTGGAAGGACGCCAAGGGCTACCGCGCCTTCTATGACCAGCAACCGTTGGGGCCGAACCTCTGCTCCTTCCTCGGCCACTCCGAGCTGCGCGTCACGGTGATGGGCCTGGAGCGCGCCATCAGCGGCGCCAAGCCCACCGAAGCCGAACTGCAACGCATGGAAGAGCTGCTGGAGCAGGCGCTGGATGCCGGTTGCTTCGGCCTGTCGGTGATGACCACCCGCCTGGACAAGATGGACGGTGACCGCGCCTGGTCCAGCCCGCTGCCCTCCACCTTCGCCAGCTGGAAGGAATTCTCCCGCCTGTTCGCTGTACTGCGCCGGCGCAACGCGCTGATGCAGGGCGCGCCCAACGCGGTCACCAAGATCAACGTGTTCGCCTTCCTCTACCAGGCCCACGGCTGGTTCCGCCGGCCGCTGAAGTGCTCGATGCTCACCGCGCTGGACCTCAAGTCCCAGCCCTTCATGCACCGCATCACCCGCGCCTCCGGCTGGGTCGCCAACCGCCTGCTGCGCGGCCGCTACCGCTGGCAGACCCTGCCAGCGCCCTTCGTGGTGCGCATCGAGGGGCTGAACATGAACGGCTTCGAGGAGTTTGGCGCCGGCGAAGTGCTGCGCGACATCAAGGACCCGGAAGAGCTCTACACGCGCATCCAGGACCCGGCCTTCCGTGAACGCTTCAAGAAGGACATCAAGGCAACCCTCAGCCTAGGCCTGTGGCACCGCAACCTGTCCGACTGCTGGGTGCGCGAGTGCCCGGACACATCGATGGTCGGGCGCAATTTCGAGGACATCGGCCGCGAGCGCGGACTCGACCCGGTGGACGCCTTCTTCGAGCTGGCCGGTCAGTACCGCAACGAGCTCAAATGGACCACCTGCTACGGCAACCACCGCCCCGAGATCATGGGCAAGCTGCTGGCCAGCCCGTGGACCCAGCCGGGCTTCGCCGACTCCGGTGCGCACCTGGCCTCCCATGCGCAGTACAACTTCCCGCTGCGCATGCTCAAGTACGTGCGCGACGCCGAACTGGCCGGGCAGAGCTTCATGGATACCGGCCGGGCGGTGCACCGCCTGACCGGCGAGCTGGCGGATTTCGCCGGGATCGACGCCGGTTACATCCGCGTCGGCGACCGCGCCGACCTGGTGGTGGTCAACCCGGCCGGGCTGACCGACGAGCTGGATGAAGTCAGCGAGGCGCCCATGGAGGTCATCGGGCTGACGCGGCTGGTGAAGCGCAACGACGATGCGGTGGACGCCACTCTGATCAATGGCCGCGTGGCGTATCGGCGTGAAAGCGGCTTCCCCGAAGCGTTGGGCAAGGAGCGCGTGTTCGGCACCTTCCTGCCGGGGCGCGATGTGCTGACCCGGCCGCAGGAGGTGTCGGCAGGCAGCCCGGTTTACGGTCGGTAA
- a CDS encoding sulfite exporter TauE/SafE family protein, translating to MNAQAFALGGFILLAYTLEAITGFGSVVIALSLGALLLPIETLLPILVPLNIGMTGYLCWRHRRLIDTRLLLRTVLPGMLVGMVIGYLLLPHLDPQPLKRGLGVLILWFAGRELWRLRASAPARGHTPSWVVRLATGAAGVCHGLFASGGPLLVYALSTRPLDKTRLRATLVCVWFTLNGLLTLAFLLDGRLRPALPQVLAYAPLLLLGVWLGERLHHRFEEHHFRLAIHCLLLVSGVLLLSPWSLL from the coding sequence GTGAACGCACAGGCTTTCGCCCTCGGCGGCTTCATCCTGCTGGCCTACACCCTGGAAGCCATCACCGGCTTCGGCAGTGTGGTGATCGCCCTGTCGCTCGGCGCGCTGCTGCTGCCCATCGAGACGCTGCTGCCGATCCTGGTGCCGCTGAACATCGGCATGACCGGCTACCTGTGCTGGCGTCACCGGCGCCTGATCGATACCCGTCTGCTGCTGCGTACCGTGTTGCCGGGCATGCTGGTGGGCATGGTGATCGGCTACCTGTTGCTGCCGCATCTGGACCCGCAACCGCTCAAGCGCGGCCTGGGCGTGCTGATTCTCTGGTTCGCCGGCCGCGAACTGTGGCGCCTGCGCGCCAGTGCACCGGCACGCGGCCACACACCCAGCTGGGTGGTACGCCTGGCGACCGGGGCCGCCGGTGTCTGCCACGGACTTTTCGCCTCCGGCGGGCCGCTGCTGGTCTATGCGCTCTCTACTCGCCCACTGGACAAGACTCGCCTGCGCGCCACGCTGGTCTGCGTCTGGTTCACCCTCAACGGCCTGCTGACCCTGGCCTTCCTCCTCGACGGGCGCCTGCGCCCGGCGCTGCCGCAGGTGCTCGCCTACGCACCCTTGCTGCTGCTCGGCGTGTGGCTGGGCGAACGCCTGCACCACCGCTTCGAGGAACACCATTTCCGCCTCGCCATCCACTGCCTGCTGCTGGTCAGCGGCGTCCTGCTGCTGTCGCCCTGGAGTCTCCTGTGA